The following DNA comes from Moritella sp. 24.
TTCAAATGTTCGTAATATAAAAATAAATGCGCGAATTCGAAAGTAAATGATGATTTAAATCAAAAAATGTTTTATATTAGTTGCAGATGTTCGATAGCGGTCGTTCGCTCAGACAAGAATGTATTAAAGTGAGTTAAGTATGAATAATGGAAATCAGAAAGTAATGACCAATGAAGTGTTAGACCTCATCGTTGTTGGTGGTGGTATTAATGGTGCTGGTATTGCTGCAGATGCAGCGGGTCGTGGTTTAACGGTTGGCTTATATGAAGCCGCTGATTTTGCTTCAGCAACGTCATCAGCAAGTTCTAAACTTGTTCACGGTGGTTTACGTTATCTTGAGCATTACGAATTCCGTTTGGTATCTGAAGCACTTGCTGAACGTGAAGTCTTATTAAAGAAAGCACCACACATTGTGAAACCAATGCGTTTTCGTTTACCACATCGTCCTTTCTTACGTCCTGCGGTACTTATTCGCGCTGGTCTGTTCTTATATGATAACTTGGGTAAACGCACGACGTTACCAAGCAGTAAACAAGTAAACTTAGCAAAGTCAGGTTTACTGAAAAAAGAGATTACTAAAGGTTTTGAATATTCTGACTGTTGGGTTGATGATGCACGTTTAGTTATCCTAAACGCAATGGCAGCACAACGTAACGGCGCTGAAGTTGAAAACTATTGCCGTGTAGAAAAAGCGGTACGTAAAGACGGTTTGTGGGAAGTAACGATTAGAAACGAACAAACAAATGTTTGTTTCCAACGTACTGCGCGTGCACTAGTAAATGCAGCTGGCCCTTGGGTTAAGCAATTCTTCGATGACAGCATGGAAGAAAAGTCGCCACGTAATATTCGTTTGGTGAAAGGTTCACACATTGTTGTGCCACGTATTCACGACGAAGAACAAGCTTACATTTTACAAAACAAAGATAACCGCATTGTGTTTGTTATTCCTTACATGGAAGACTTCTCAATCATAGGTACAACAGATGTTGAGTATGTGGGTGACCCACGTAAAGTAGCAATCTCTGATGATGAGGTTGATTACCTGATTGAAGTTGTAAACGAACATTTTGTTAAACAACTGGCACCAAGTGATGTTGTTTGGACTTATAGTGGCGTACGTCCACTGTGTGATGACGAATCTTCATCACCACAAGCAATTACACGTGATTACACATTAGAAATTGAGCAAGAAGGCGATCAAGCGCCATTGCTATCAATCTTTGGTGGCAAGTTAACGACTTACCGTAAACTGGCTGAGTCTGCGATGAATCTGATTTCACCGTATTTTGACAAGCTAGGTGGTTCATGGACTGCTGATACAGCACTACCTGGTGGTGATTTTAACTATCCACGAACGCAGTTAGTTGAAAATATCTGTTCAAAGCATTTATGGTTAAACCCTGAAACAGCTAAGCGTTATGTTAATCAGTTTGGTACAGATTCTTGGGATTTATTTGCGGGTTGTACTTCTGAAGCAGATTTCGGTATTCACTTTGGTCAAGGCGTTTACAGCCGCGAAATTGATTACTTGATTGAAACTGAATTTGCGAAGAAAGCAGAAGACGTATTATGGCGCCGAACTAAGCTTGGCCTGTATTTAACGAAAGAACAACAAGCGGAAGTTGCTGACTACATTAATGCAAAAGTAGTAAAGCTAAACCCGGTAAAGCTAGATAAAGTGGGCTAATAACGTAACTCACTACGTTCATTAATCCACTTAAATTAAAGCGCGACTAATCATTGATTAGTCGCGCTTTTTTTTGCCGTTTTATCTTGAATCGTATATTACATGCCTGAGTAATTAGGGCCGGAACCACCTTCTGGCGGTGTCCATGTAATATTCTGTGAGGGGTCTTTAATATCACAGGCCTTACAGTGAATGCAATTTTCGGGATTTATCTGGAATTTGATTTGCTCGTCAATTGTCTGTATTTCATAAACCGCAGCAGGGCAATAACGCTGAGCAGGTTCTGCAAAACGGGGGAGGTTTGTGCACATCGGAATAGCTGGATCTGCCAATTTAAGATGACAAGGTTGGTCTGCATCATGTTGTATGTTGGCCAAAAAGACAGAGCTTAATCTATCAAACGTTAGGGTGTTATCTGGTGTTGGATAAGCTATTTGAGTTGATGACGTTATTTTTTGTAATTGGCAGTGATCGGGTTTGCAATCGTGTAATGTAAAGGGAAGGCTTTTATGCAATATGTTTTGTTCGAACCAAGTGACACCTAACATCGCATTGCAACGATGTGTGATGGGCGCGAAATTACGAGATTGGTAGAGTTCCTGATATACCCATGACGCTTCATATAACAAGGTGAAATGCTCAAGACTTTCTGCTTTGTTTGTATCTATGTCTGCTTTTATTTTTTGCTCTGGATTTAAAGTCGATTTATAGTTATTTAACGACATTGCCGAGAACACGGCTTCAGCACCTATCATCCCTGTTTTCATGGCGGTGTGTGTGCCTTTTAATTTTGCCACATTAAGCGTACCGGCATCACAACCCAGTAATAATCCACCTGGAAATACCATTTTAGGTAACGAATTATAGCCGCCTTTGGTCACGGTTCTTGCTCCGTAAGCAAGGCGTTTTCCTCCTTTTAGGAAGCGACTTACTGCGGGATGTAATTTTAATCGTTGAAACTCTTCGAAAGGGCTAAGGTAAGGGTTTTGATAATTTAGATCGGTAATAAGGCCCACATAAGCCTGATTGTCACCGAGGTGATACATGAATGCGCCACCTGTTGCGCCGTGTTCGGCTAGGGGCCAACCGATACTGTGCATCACTAAGCCAGACTGATGAAGCGCAGGATCTATTTCCCATAACTCTTTAATACCTAAGCCGTAATGTTGTGGGTCAACATCGCTATCTAATTGATACTTCTCAATGAGCTCTTTACCTAAATGCCCACGAGAACCTTCTGTAATCAGAGTGTACTTTGCATTCAGTTCCATGCCGGATTGGAAGTTGTCTTTTTCTTTCCCTTGTTTATCACGCCCCATATCGCCGGTGATAACCCCTTTTACGCTGCCGTCTTCGTTAAAAGATAGTTCGTTAGCAGCAAATCCTGTGAATATTTCAGCGCCCAGATCTTGTGCTTGCTCTGCTAACCAAGTACATAATTCACCGAGACTGATTATAAAATTATGTTTGTTGTGTAAACTGGCTGGAATTAACATGCTGGGTATTCTACGTGCTGTCGTGGCGCTTTTTAATAACCAAGTTTCATCACGTTGTACGGCATTGGTGACAGGCGCATTTAAGTTAGCCCAATCAGGAAATAGTTCGTCTAATGCGCGAGGCTCGAATATCGTACCTGCTAGAGTATGACCGCCAATATCAGCGGCTTTTTCTAATACACAAACACTGATTTCTGTATTTGATTCAAGCGCAAGTTGGCGTAGTCGACAAGCGGCGGAGAGACCCGCAGGCCCAGCCCCTACAATAACGACATCAAAATTCATTGATTCACGTTTCACGCTTGTCACCTTTATGTTTTAACTTTGTTTAAGTATTGTGTATGTTTTGATGATCGCCAATAATATTATTAATCATAGATAACCGGATAAATTTAACTGATTAGTTAACATTTTTTAGTGAATGTGAGCATTTTGTGTAAAATAATAAGTACAATGGAAATTAATCTATCCAATCAATGTATTTGTTTAACCTGAGGTTTTAGTATGTTTAAAAAATCGCCTTTAGTATTGCTACTCAGCATGGCATCTTTTAATTCATTTGCAGCGGAATGTGGTTCAGTCACCATCGCGGATATGAATTTGGGCAGTGCGACTTTAGTGGCTAATATCGATGCTTTCATTTTAGCGAATGGTTATGGCTGCGATGTTGAGATTGTTCCGGGTAATTCGACGATAACAGCTACATCGATGATTGAAAAAAACACGCCCGATATTGCACCTGAATTTTGGACTAATCAAATAAGAGCAACGCTGGAAAAAGGCGGTGAAGAAGGGCGTATTGTTGTTGCAGGCGATTTACTGTCTGACGGTGCGGTATCAGGTTTTTGGGTACCTGCGTATATGGTTGAAAAAGATCCATCGTTAGCTACGTTAGCGGGTATCAAGGCTAATGCTAAGTTATTCAAGCATCCTGAAGATCCAAGCCGTTCTGCTTTTATGGCTTGCCCTGCTGGCTGGACATGTCAGATATCAACAACCAATTTATATAAAGCGATGGATTTAGCTGATTATGGCTTTGATTTAGTTGATCCAGGCTCTGGTGCTGGATTGTCAGGATCAATGGTTAAAGCGTACGAAAACAAAGAAGCTTGGTTTGGCTATTATTGGTCGCCAACTGCGATCATGGATAAATATGACATGGTGCGTGTTGATTTCGGGACTGGGTTTAACCGTGATGAATTTGAAAACTGTACCATTATAGAAGAGTGTGAAGATCCGAAAGTGACGGATTATCCAGCCGCACCAGTACAGAGTATTGTGACATCGAGTTTCTCTAAAAGAGAACCTGAGGTGATGCAGTACCTTGGTAAACGTTCATTTACAAATGCTCAAATGAATCAGCAATTGGCATGGATAGATGAAGAACAAGCTGATGGTGATTATGCCGCCGAGAATTTCTTATTGAATAATAAAGCGATGTGGAGTCAGTGGGTAACGCAGGATGTTGCATTAAAAATTGATGCCGCTTTAGCTGATTTATAACCGACTAAAGATGTGACTTAAAGTGAAGCGGGAAGATAACCAAGGTATTTTCCCGCCTAAATCTAGTTATGCTTTAACAGCCATTTCAGCCATTTTCATCGTGCTTTCAAACGATTCTGCACCTGCAATAAATAAACCGTTATGGCAGAACATCACATCATCAAGACCAGTCTCGTCTTTAAATGCTTGATCAGATAAACCAGCCCATGGTTTTGGCAGTGATTTTCTGTCTTCGAATGAACCAAGTTCAACAGGTACTGCTTGAATGATCCATTTACCAGACTGAGACGGATAAACCATAAACAGTGCATTTGGTGCTAAGTTTAGTACTGTTGTTTTCCACGGTGTGTATTGTTCTAACACTATCACTCTAGGGTCTTCTGCGTTATCAATTGCTTTTGCTACAATGTCTTTCGCGTTAATACCACCGGCCGCAGAAGCAATGAATCGCGTTAAAATACGTGATGCAAACGCAACCGCTTCATCAAAACATGCATCTAAATCGCTGTCTTCTTCCCAAGTTGGGTTGAACATTGAAATCGTTTGGCTAAGGCTAATACCTTGGGCAACACCTTCAACATGGCCACAATCAACCGCGTCAATTGTTGATACTAAACCTGCATCTACAGCATCAGCGATTTCTTGGTTGCCTTGGCATATTTCTAAGCCATATTTCTGCCAAACTAAACCAAATGAAGAGAAGGGAATACCATTTTCGCGTTGGCCTGCGCCACCACGTTGATGATGGTCAAAACGACCTGTATCTGGATCATATTCACCACCTACATCGATCACAATATCAGCTTCGCCGATCAGTTCTAAATCACGTGTACGCACGAGCTTAAATGTTGGGAAAATGTTTTTAAGTGCAGCGATACTGAAAACATCATCTGCATGGAACTTACCATTGTGAGTTGCTATTGTTTTATCATTCATTTGTTTTATGTCATCTTAGAAAGAGATAAGAAGGTATTTTTCGTTAAATTCTATGGCAGATTCTATACGAAGACAGCGAACAAAAATAGCTGATTTTTAATAACTAAAATATCGAACGGTTGGGTTGCCTAATATGTAAGGAGTGATGGACGTAAAGGTGCATGTTAAATCATAAACGTGCTTTCTTTTTATGACTTGTTTAAAAGGTGCACTAATGTGTCGTATTTTTAAACCGATGCCTAAATTAAGATAAATTGACAGTGTAAACGCTGCATGTATACAAACATTTTAACTCGTTGTCTACCTGTAAGTTGATGATATTAATATTATTATCGCGTGATGTTTAACTACTTTCAGGTATTGGGAAGAGGGTTGGATATACCCTCAATACAAATTTTATTTACACTGATTCATTTTTATTTTTTAAATAACTTTGACTTTTATTTAAAAATCTATAAAGTGCGGTCTCAGCAAGAAAGCCTTTTGTTTACATTCTCCATTTCGTTGTTTTATTCATAATACCTCGCTCTGTAGTTTTTAAGTTCCAGTTTTTTGTACGCTATTCAAGCCTATTAAGGCGATTTAAAATTAAGATTACAGGATAATATTATGTCTAAAGTTCAAGGTACTGTTAAATGGTTTAACGAAGCTAAAGGTTTTGGTTTCATCGAGCAAGAAAATGGCCCAGATGTATTTGCACATTTCAGCGCAATCTCAAGCGAAGGTTTCAAAACTTTAGCTGAAGGCCAAAAAGTAGAATTCACTGTTGGTCAAGGTCCTAAAGGTCCTAACGCAGAAAACATCGTAGCACTTTAATTTGCTATCATGTTTAGCTCTTATACTGAGCTGACTAAATTCTAAAAAATGGCGAACCTTCATTGGTTCGCCATTTTTTTTGCTTTTTTTTCAATGTGTTGATCCTTTAGCTAAGACGCTGAACATTATCTTACAGAAAACTGCCATTCCGTTTACCTTAACCCGCAGGGTGAGACGACAATCATTACGAGATTCAAAATACTCCCTATACTAGAAAGATGCTGTTACCTATTCTGTTACTTTACAAAGGGCACAGAAGCGTACGCTATTTGAAGCATGGCCGATATTGGCTCTGTCATATAAGGATGTATTATGCTTAACCCAAGGGAAATAAAGACGGTTGCCGATGCTAAAAAAATTGTCGAACAACGTGGTTTAACGCATGTTAAAGTCGGTTTGTTTGATGCTGACGGTATCATGCGTGGCAAGTATATGAATAAAGAGAAATTCTTCTCTTCTCTCGATAGTGGCTTTTCTTTCTGTGATGTGGTTTTAGGCTGGGATTCAAAAGATCAGCTTTACGATAATGTTGAATATACAGGCTGGCACACCGGTTATCCTGATGCCCCTGTTCGTATTTTACCTGAGACTTGTCGTGCGTTACCTGCCGAGGGCGACATGTTGTTATTTATGGCTGAGTTTAGTCAGCATGCCGAAGCTATCTGCCCTAGAGGAACCTTGCGCCGCGTACTCGCGCGTGCTGAACGAATGGGCTTTGCAGCCACTGCCGCGTTCGAATATGAATTCTTTATGTTTAAAGAAACACCTGAATCAGTGAGAGAGAAGGGTTATAAGCACCTCACGCCACTCTCGCCTGATTTTTTTGGTTATTCCATGCTCCGCAATTCTGTTCATGCCGATTTACATCATCAAATTATGTCCCTAGGGGAGGAGATGGATTTCCCGTTAGAAAGTTTACATACCGAAACCGGCCCTGGTGTATTAGAAGCCGCGATTGCTTATGATGGTGCGCAAGATGCAGCCGATAAAGCCGCTTTATTCAAAACGTTTATTAAAGTGTGGGCGCAGCGCAATGGGTTGATGGCGACTTTCATGGCGAAATGGTCTGCCGATTTACCGGGGCAAAGTGGGCACATTCATATCTCTCTAAAAGACAAAGAGGGTAACGCGGTGTTTCACGATCCTAACAATAAGCACAACATGAGTGATACTCAACGCCACTTCCTTGCTGGTCAACAAAAGTACATGCCAGAGTTTTTATCGATGATAGCGCCAACCGTAAACAGTTATAGCCGTATGGTACCAGGATTATGGGCACCGCTTGACGCGACTTGGGGCGTTGAAAACCGAACGACTGCATTACGGGTTATTCCGGGCTCAGCAAAGTCTCAGCGTATTGAATACCGTTTAGGCTCTGCAGATGCGAATCCTTACCTTGCCCTTGCTGCGGCATTAGCCTCGGGGCTCATGGGTATAGAGCAAAAACTAGAACCTCACGCGCAAGTGAAAGGCAATGCGTATGAACAAGACCATTCAGAAGCACTATCGCTGCCACGTACACTGTTTGATGCTGCACGTAAGTTAAAGCGTTCTGAGGTCGCTAAGGAATTGTTCGGTCAAGAGTTTGTGCAACATTATGCTGCGACCAGAGAGTGGGAAGAGTGTGAATTTAGAAAGCATGTGACAGATTGGGAACTCGAACGTTATTTTGAGATCATCTAAGGAGCAGCGTGACTATGACGTGCAAAAATCACATACAACGAACCTATTCACCCATTGATAATAGTCTTTATGTTGAGCGTCATCTCGCGAGTGCTGAAAGCATTAACAAGACATTGGAACATGCTGTCGTCGCTCAAACTCACTGGCATCATGTAGAGCTTAAAGAACGCGCTGAAATTTGCCATAAAATGGTCGATATATTTGTTGAAAATGAAGACGAGATTGCTAACGAATTATGCTGGATGATGGGACGTCCAATTCAATACGCACGTGGTGAAGTCGCTGGATTAGCAGAACGTGCGCGTTACATGATTGACACTGCAAGCGATGCTTTAGCTAATATTGAATTACCAGAAAAAATAGGCTTTGTGCGTTATATTCAACGTGAAGCATTAGGTACTGTCTTTGTTGTTGCCCCGTGGAATTATCCTTACCTCACTGCAATTAATGCGATTATGCCAGCCATTATGGCGGGGAATTGTGTTGTATTAAAGCATTCTGCACAGACCCCCTTGTGTGCAGAGCAATTGTTTAATGCCTTTCAAAAAGCGGGATTACCAGATGACGTATTCCAATATTTGCATCTTAGCCATGCAGATACTGAGGCTGTGATTAAAGATAGCCGCATTGATTACGTGGCATTCACGGGTTCTGTGGCGGGAGGTTCAATGGTTGAAGCTGCAGCCTGTGGGCGTTTCATTGGCGTTGGTTTAGAGCTGGGCGGTAAAGATCCTGCTTATGTTCGTGCTGATGCTGATCTCGACCATGCGGTAGCAACGTGCATTGATGGTGCGTTTTTCAATTCGGGACAATCGTGTTGTGGTATTGAACGTATCTACGTAGATAGCTGCGTGTTCGACGAATTTGTACGTAAGTCTGTCAATATCGTTAATGGCTATCAACTGGGGCGGCCTGATGATGAACACACTACATTAGGCCCTGTTGTGAAAACGTCTGCTGCTGATTTTGTTCGTGCGCAAGTTAATGAGGCCATTGCTCAAGGTGCTGTTCCGCATATCGATGTGGATAACTTTCCGCAGGATGAAATTGGTACACCATATCTCGCGCCACAATTATTAACCAATGTGAATCACCAAATGCGCATCATGACAGAAGAAAGCTTTGGCCCTGTGGTCGGTATTATGAAAGTAGAGAGCGATGAAGAGGCCGTATCGTTAATGAATGATTCTGAATTTGGTCTTACCGCGTCGGTATTTACGCAAAATATTGAAACGGCTATCGAGATTGGTGAGCGCTTAGAAACAGGTACTTTTTTTGTTAATCGCTGTGACTACCTCGATCCTGCGTTAGCGTGGACAGGGGTTAAGAATTCAGGACGAGGCTGTACCTTATCTGCGCTAGGTTATGAGTCGCTCACACGTCCAAAATCATTCCATATTAAGCTTTAGTTTTCGTTAATTGGGGGAAGTCATGGAACTTAATCAATTTACTGTTAATTGGCATTATCCAACTGCTATTCGTGCAGGTATCGGGCGGGTTCAAGATTTACCTGCCTGTTGCCAAGAATTAGGCATGACTGCGCCATTGTTAATTACAGACCCTGCGTTGGCTGAACTACCCATGGTGCAAGCGGTATTAATCAGCTGTCAGCAAGCTGGTTTAAGGTGTGGTCTTTTTTCACAAATAAAAAGTAATCCAACAGGTGGAAATGTCAGTGATGGGGTACAAGCATACTTACGTGGCGGCCATGATGGTGTTATCGCATTGGGTGGTGGTTCTGCACTTGATGCTGGTAAAGCTGTTGCCTTGATGGTGGGACAGGGCCGCCCTGTCTGGGATTTTGAAGATGTGGGAGATAACTGGAAAAATGTATGTACCGATGGTATGGCCCCCGTTGTCGCGGTTCCTACCACATCTGGTACGGGGTCTGAAGTCGGGCGCGCCTCGGTGATCACGGATTCTGACCATCACATTAAACGCATTATCTTTCACCCAAACATGCTACCTACGATTGTTATTTTAGACCCGCAATTGAGTACTGGTTTACCCGCTAAGTTAACCGCAGCAACGGGTATGGATGCCTTATCCCACGCCTTAGAAGCGTACTGCGCGAATTATTATCACCCAATGGCAGAAGGTATTGCACTGGAAGCGATTCGCTTAATTAAAGAATACCTACCGCGGGCAGTGGAAGATGGGGGCGATCTTGAAGCCAGAGCTCAAATGATGACAGCGTCGACAATGGGCTCAACGGCTTTCCAGCGTGGACTTGGTGGTATGCATGCACTTGCTCATCCTATTGGCGCTATTTACGATAGCCATCATGGTTTATTAAACGCAATCTTAATGCCTTATGTATTAAAGGCGAATCGTAGTGTTATTGAGGTAAAGTTAACCCGTTTAAGTCGTTACCTCGAGTTGGAAGAACCTGGTTTTGATAGTTTCTTAAACTGGGTATTAACGTTACGTAAAGAGCTCGATATTCCACATGCTTTAAGTGCGATTGGCATTGATGCTGAGCGCGTTGATGACATCGGAGTCATGGCTGAACAAGATCCATCGGCAGCAGGTAATCCTATTGCACTTGATGCGAAGCAATATGCAGAGATTTGCTTATCTGCAGTGCATGGAGATTTGTAAATGGGCGTAATAACCTCACAAAACACCCAGCATGGAGGTAAGGTGATGACATTAGGCATTCTACAATGCGACCATGTACAAGCCATATTACAGCCGGAGTTTGGTGATTATCCTGCGATGTTTGAGGCGCTATTTCAACTTACGGATGAAGCAGTCAATATTCGTTTTTACCCTGTTATTGATGGCCAGTTTCCACAACATATTGAAGAATGTGATGCTTATATTTGCAGTGGCAGTAAATTGGGGGTAAATGATGAGCAACCTTGGATACGTCAATTGGAAGTGTTTATCCGTACACTTTATACCGAGGGTAAAGGCTTGGTCGGTATTTGTTTTGGTCATCAGTTAATTGCTAAAGCACTCGGAGGTGAAGTCGAAAGAAGCCCACGTGGCTGGGGAGTAGGTGTGGCTCAGTCTCGTTGTCTGCTAGAACAGGATTGGATGCAGCCAAAACAAGATCATATTGCGCTTGTGGTTTGTCATCAAGATCAAGTCTGTAAGCTTCCCCTTGGGTCGCAAGTGTTGGTGAGTAATGAATTCTGCCCTTACAGTATGTTCCAAGTTGATTCTCATTTTCTCGGTATGCAGGGGCACCCTGAATTTAGTACCCAGTTTTCTTCGGCAATCATGGCATTACGGCGTGATAAAATTCCTGCGGATACGATCAACACTGCGATGACGTCACTCAGTAAGGAAGCTGATGATAAGCTCGTCACCCTGTGGATATTGGCTTTCCTCAGGCAAACAATGGCGGTGAATTAGTTGCTTGATCACACTTTTCAATTTCCTTTCTTACGTTCCTGTCTATTAAATTAAAAAATCAATAGAATCAACTATATATTTTATACTTAGTAATCAAGGATTAAATTTTGGATAAAGATGAACGCAAATGGATTTGTGGATTTTGGACGCGAATAGGCGCGCTTGTTATAGATGGATTTGTACTTGGAGCGGTTGGCTTTGCTTTAGGGTTATTATTTGAAAACTCGCTTGTTCAAATTGGCTCTTGGGGTAAGTTAATCGGCTTTATTATTGCTATTGCTTATTTCGGTGTGATGAACAGCCGTATTTGTAATGGGCAGTCGTTGGGAAAGATGTATTTCGATATAAAAGTTGTCGATTCTACGAATAATACGATTAGCTTACCAAGATCATTGCTTCGTTATTGTGTGCTTGCAATGCCCTTTTTTTTAAATGGCGTTAATCTTGATAACGAAGCTATTAATAACGAAATTCTGTTCTCCTATCTCATATACCCTTTATCTATTATTGTTTTTGGTGGTTTTATAACGATAAATTACCTGTATATTTTTAACCGTGTGACACGGCAGTCTCTTCATGATCTTGTCGTTGGTACCTATGTGGTTAACACTGACGCAGCGCAAGAAAATACGAGTACCGTGTGGAAGCCGCACTTAATAATTGTATCAGGACTATTGATAATGACTGCTTTTATGCCTGTATTTTTATCAGATCTAACGCAATCAGAACCCTTTAAGAAATTGTACTCGATCCAGAATTCACTAAGCACTATCCCATTTGTTAAAGATGCAGGTGTTACAGAGAGCACAAAATCAGTTTATTCGACTTCTTATGAGACGACGAAGACCACGTACCTCAAAGCTAAAATTGTGCTTTATGAAAATTCAGTTGATGATAATGAACTGGCTAAAAAAATTGTACAAAAGATGGTGAGTGCTTATCCAGAGTCGATCAATAAAGATTTAATTCAAGTAACGCTTATCTATGGGTTCGATATTGGTATTTGGTCCCAATGGTATAGCCATACTCATGTTTTTAATCCAAGTCAGTGAATATTGTAAATATATAATAAGGTCGTCTTTTGTTTAATTCTATTAATACTATGCACCCAGTAAAGCTATGGCTAGTCGCGATACTGGGTTACTGTTCTGTTATTGCTGTATTCGATTTCGACTTTAACGTGCATTTTGCTCTTTTAATTTCGAGTATGATTTTCTGTATTGCGTTTAACCGTAAAAATAATCCTCAGTATATTCAGGACCCGGTTTCATACATTTTATTCGATAGTATAAATATGACGATTGGAACCACTGTATTGCCTGTTTCTTCGATTCGAAAAGTGGCGCTTGATACTGTTAAAAATGAGGGATATTTTTCATTACCCCTTCATCATTTCTCATCTGGTGTTGTACCTGAGTTTATCTTTCCAGCCGCGAAGGTTGATGAGTTAACTATTTATTTGAAGCAGCACTTGCTTGATAGTGTAGAATTTATTACATAATCAATGATGACTAAGCTATATAAAATGCTTGAGAAAATGACAGTATGACAAATCGTATGCTAGACATAATCGTTTCCGATGTACGAAAATGTACCCTCTGTGAAAGTGAACTTCCTATGGGGGCTAGACCTGTATTACAAGTTGATACGGAAGCTAAAATATTAATAGCAGGGCAAGCGCCTGGTATTCGTGTACATGAGTCCGGTATTCCTTTCACTGACCCAAGTGGTAACCGCTTACGCCAATGGATGGGCATTGATAACGACACGTTTTATGATGCCAGTAAGATAGCAATATTACCGATGGGATTTTGTTATCCGGGAACGGGGAAGTCGGGCGACCTGCCACCAAGACCTGAATGCGCTCGAACATG
Coding sequences within:
- the glpD gene encoding glycerol-3-phosphate dehydrogenase, with protein sequence MNNGNQKVMTNEVLDLIVVGGGINGAGIAADAAGRGLTVGLYEAADFASATSSASSKLVHGGLRYLEHYEFRLVSEALAEREVLLKKAPHIVKPMRFRLPHRPFLRPAVLIRAGLFLYDNLGKRTTLPSSKQVNLAKSGLLKKEITKGFEYSDCWVDDARLVILNAMAAQRNGAEVENYCRVEKAVRKDGLWEVTIRNEQTNVCFQRTARALVNAAGPWVKQFFDDSMEEKSPRNIRLVKGSHIVVPRIHDEEQAYILQNKDNRIVFVIPYMEDFSIIGTTDVEYVGDPRKVAISDDEVDYLIEVVNEHFVKQLAPSDVVWTYSGVRPLCDDESSSPQAITRDYTLEIEQEGDQAPLLSIFGGKLTTYRKLAESAMNLISPYFDKLGGSWTADTALPGGDFNYPRTQLVENICSKHLWLNPETAKRYVNQFGTDSWDLFAGCTSEADFGIHFGQGVYSREIDYLIETEFAKKAEDVLWRRTKLGLYLTKEQQAEVADYINAKVVKLNPVKLDKVG
- a CDS encoding electron transfer flavoprotein-ubiquinone oxidoreductase; translated protein: MKRESMNFDVVIVGAGPAGLSAACRLRQLALESNTEISVCVLEKAADIGGHTLAGTIFEPRALDELFPDWANLNAPVTNAVQRDETWLLKSATTARRIPSMLIPASLHNKHNFIISLGELCTWLAEQAQDLGAEIFTGFAANELSFNEDGSVKGVITGDMGRDKQGKEKDNFQSGMELNAKYTLITEGSRGHLGKELIEKYQLDSDVDPQHYGLGIKELWEIDPALHQSGLVMHSIGWPLAEHGATGGAFMYHLGDNQAYVGLITDLNYQNPYLSPFEEFQRLKLHPAVSRFLKGGKRLAYGARTVTKGGYNSLPKMVFPGGLLLGCDAGTLNVAKLKGTHTAMKTGMIGAEAVFSAMSLNNYKSTLNPEQKIKADIDTNKAESLEHFTLLYEASWVYQELYQSRNFAPITHRCNAMLGVTWFEQNILHKSLPFTLHDCKPDHCQLQKITSSTQIAYPTPDNTLTFDRLSSVFLANIQHDADQPCHLKLADPAIPMCTNLPRFAEPAQRYCPAAVYEIQTIDEQIKFQINPENCIHCKACDIKDPSQNITWTPPEGGSGPNYSGM
- a CDS encoding ABC transporter substrate-binding protein, which produces MFKKSPLVLLLSMASFNSFAAECGSVTIADMNLGSATLVANIDAFILANGYGCDVEIVPGNSTITATSMIEKNTPDIAPEFWTNQIRATLEKGGEEGRIVVAGDLLSDGAVSGFWVPAYMVEKDPSLATLAGIKANAKLFKHPEDPSRSAFMACPAGWTCQISTTNLYKAMDLADYGFDLVDPGSGAGLSGSMVKAYENKEAWFGYYWSPTAIMDKYDMVRVDFGTGFNRDEFENCTIIEECEDPKVTDYPAAPVQSIVTSSFSKREPEVMQYLGKRSFTNAQMNQQLAWIDEEQADGDYAAENFLLNNKAMWSQWVTQDVALKIDAALADL
- a CDS encoding MYG1 family protein; the encoded protein is MNDKTIATHNGKFHADDVFSIAALKNIFPTFKLVRTRDLELIGEADIVIDVGGEYDPDTGRFDHHQRGGAGQRENGIPFSSFGLVWQKYGLEICQGNQEIADAVDAGLVSTIDAVDCGHVEGVAQGISLSQTISMFNPTWEEDSDLDACFDEAVAFASRILTRFIASAAGGINAKDIVAKAIDNAEDPRVIVLEQYTPWKTTVLNLAPNALFMVYPSQSGKWIIQAVPVELGSFEDRKSLPKPWAGLSDQAFKDETGLDDVMFCHNGLFIAGAESFESTMKMAEMAVKA
- a CDS encoding cold-shock protein yields the protein MSKVQGTVKWFNEAKGFGFIEQENGPDVFAHFSAISSEGFKTLAEGQKVEFTVGQGPKGPNAENIVAL
- a CDS encoding glutamine synthetase family protein, with amino-acid sequence MLNPREIKTVADAKKIVEQRGLTHVKVGLFDADGIMRGKYMNKEKFFSSLDSGFSFCDVVLGWDSKDQLYDNVEYTGWHTGYPDAPVRILPETCRALPAEGDMLLFMAEFSQHAEAICPRGTLRRVLARAERMGFAATAAFEYEFFMFKETPESVREKGYKHLTPLSPDFFGYSMLRNSVHADLHHQIMSLGEEMDFPLESLHTETGPGVLEAAIAYDGAQDAADKAALFKTFIKVWAQRNGLMATFMAKWSADLPGQSGHIHISLKDKEGNAVFHDPNNKHNMSDTQRHFLAGQQKYMPEFLSMIAPTVNSYSRMVPGLWAPLDATWGVENRTTALRVIPGSAKSQRIEYRLGSADANPYLALAAALASGLMGIEQKLEPHAQVKGNAYEQDHSEALSLPRTLFDAARKLKRSEVAKELFGQEFVQHYAATREWEECEFRKHVTDWELERYFEII